The stretch of DNA CTACTCCGTGGTCCTTTCACCGCACTATCCGCAAACCTGTAGGTAAAGTTAAGCCTCACCTGGCGCGATTCATAATAACCATAGTTCCTTAAGTAAAAGCCTTCATAGCTTTGCAAAGAGTTCGATTGGTTTCCTTTATAAATATCATTTACAACCATTCTAAATGTTGCCCTTTCTTTCATGAACTTTCGTTGGAGCCCGATATCCACCTGGCTGACCGCACGGGCTATTTCATTAGCCCCAATAAGCCTTTTACTATTAAAAGATCCTGAAAGTTCTGCCGTGAATTTATAAGGTAATTTAAATGTCTGCTGTAGATTCATACGAGAGGTAGTTCGCTTCAAATTGAAATTTCTGAACTGGTCAAACGCGACGATGTTATGTACCCGATAAACAGTACCGTTAAAACTCAGATTCCACCAGTTATTCACAGTCAAATTTTGCGTCAGGGATAGCGCAATGTTTTTTTGAATTCCCAGATTTAATGGTCTAAAAATAACTATTGAACTACCAGGAAGGCCATCATTTACACGAGTGCTGTATTGGTCGGTATGAGCATATGTAAGTCCGACGATGGATGAGCTTTTATAAACATATTGTAGGGTCGCTCTATGAGTCATTTGAGGCAGAAGGTCAGGATTTCCCTGCCAGTAAGAGACATCATCCAACAAGTAAACAAACGGATTCAGATCCGGATAAGAGGGACGATCAATTCGTCTGGAGTACGCAAGGGAAACTCCAGAGTTTTTATTTGCTTGAACCGATACACTAAAGGACGGGAAGAAATTGGTATAATTTCTTGGAATTTTTTCCATGTTCTCTATCTCGCTTTTCCTATATCGTAATACTCCGCCTGATGATGTGTTCTCCACACGTAAACCTCCCTGAAGGGCCCACTTCCCTAAACTCTTCTTATAATTAATATAGATACTGGTAACTCGTTCAGTATATTTAAATGTGCTGGTCCTGCCCTCATCCACTACGTCACCGGTTGGCGTCCTACGATAAAATCGAGCGTCGTTATCAGACACTATATCTGAATATTTAGCTCCGGTCTCAAGTTTTCCATTAAATAAATTGGTATTGTAATCAAACTTCAAACCTTTGAGATCTATGTCGATATCATTTAATGAGTGGTAAAGATTCTCGCTTAAAACAATATCAATATTACTGGTGTAAACATTTGATTGTCGGTTAGCATTACCCTTATCAAACGTCCCATAATCCAAATCGAAATTAATTACGCGGCCAATGGTATCTTCATATTTATAGTTTACATTAGCAGTATACCGCATGGTTTTCTGTTGGTAATAGTCGTTTTCAGCATCTAAAACCTGGTCGATCTCCTTAACCGTACCCTGTCCAATATTCGTTTTGGTTTGAGTTAACCCTCCTCCAAAAATTGAGGAGGCATTTAATAATACCCCGATGGTGTTCTTTTTGTTGATGTCATAATCGAACCCTAAACGTGAGCCCATAGTCATGCGCTTATCGGTATCATCTGTATGGCTGTCAAACATCTTGTCTTCCTGGATTCGGTATGAATCATAGACATATGTCCGATATCCTAAAAAATGATTATAGCTTCCAAATACATTGGTTTTGTTCTTTCTGTAATTAAATGAAATGTCCTGAACATGTTTTAATGTTTCGCCATAGGTAAGTCCACTGGTTAACGTTCCGTTGAAACCTTTGAATTGTGTTTTAGTGGTTTTTATATTTATCATACCCGCCGCGCCAGATGCATCATACTTTGCGCTTGGGCTATTAATCATTTCGAAAGATTTGATACTGGACGATGGCATAGATTTAAGAAGGTCGATCAATTCTGCTCCTGACAGATAGGTTTGCTTGCCATCTATCGTAATCATTGTGCCTGCTTTACCATTCAGCATTATAGTTCTTTCATTGTCAATGTAGACGCCCGGTGCCTTCCTCAAGGCCTCGAATGCGCTAACGCCTTGAGCATCTATGCTTTTTGTTACGTTGTAAACAATGGCATTTGGTTCAATGGTTATCAAATCTCTTTGGCCTTGAACTACTACTTCTTTTAAATTATGGGTTGATGGTGCTAATGCAATCACTCCAAAGTCTTTATTTTGAAGATCAAATGGTGCTGCCGTAAAATCTTTATATCCAAAACAAGATACTTTTAAAGTATACTTCCCTGCAGCAGAATAAGACATTTTAAATTCTCCCAGGCTGTCTGTGTAAGCTTGGAAAACGCCTTTGTTTTCTGTGTTAAGTAAAGCAATAGTTGCGAATGTCAATGGAGCCTTTGTCTCATCTATGACACGGCCTTGTAAGATTTTTGTGGTCGGCTGGATGTTAGGGGCTGGTGCTAACTCAATCACGCCAAAGTCCTTATCTACCGAATCAACTATCTCTGAAATATAATTATTGTACCCGGAATGCGATATAAAAAGAGTGGAATTTCCTCTGATGGATTTTGACAGATTAAAATGCCCTAGGCTGTCAGTGGTGGCTTTCAAGACATCTTTTTTATCCTTGTCAATTATAGTAATACTGGCAGATCGCACCGGCGCTTTATGCTCATCAATAACCTGACCTTTTAAATTTCTAACAACCGCCTGACAAAAAGTGTCAGCGCTGTTAAAGAGAAATAATAAAACTAGAAGAGTAACTATTTTTTTCATGCTGTTTTTATCAGTTGGAATCCGATGCTCAGGCTTTTTCCAGGTAAAAGTTTTTGCTCTATTAATTCCGTTTATATTCTTATTCCGAATGTCCGAATTTGTTAAAAGCAGATGTATTTTGGCTGAATATAGATTGTGCTTAATTCTATTTTCAGTAAGTGTTGTGGACGCTGAAAGTAAGAAATTACGAACAAAAAACGGAAGCATGGGGAAATAAAAAAGCCTCATTCAGTTATGAACAAGGCTTTTAGCGTTTAAAACAATTCTTTTTTGTGGAGCTGGAGGGATTCGAACCCTCGTCCAAACATGGGACCTGATGCGCCTTCTACATGCTTAGTTGGTGTTTAATTTTCGATCGTAACCTGCCCGCCTACAGGCTAATTACAACTTAGCTTCTTAAATTGTCGGGTTAGCTGCGAAGCGTTACTAACCTTATTCCTTCTTTTCTGTGCCCCCGAGTCGGACGCGGAAGGCTTGCGCTTCCGGGGAACATCTTGCCTCCCACACTATGCGGGATAAAAGTGATCTTTACATCTGTAAAAATTACGCAGCAAGAGCGTAGTTATTTTCGCCGTTTATAGATTGAGGATTTTCTTTTACAGGCACTTCCCACAACGCCTGGCATGCTTACACACAAATCTTCCACCCTGTCAATTCCGGTCAGCCCCTGTGTATAAAGGGTTACAAAGATACAAAACTAACAATGCATTACAAAGTGTTTGTATTCCTTATTAGGACGAGGGTTCGAGTCCCTCCAGCACTACGTAATTTAAGAAATACGTAGTTCTACAGAGAAATTGGCCTTATGTATAAAGGAATTTTGTTCTTTAAATAAGGGCATATGAAAAAAATAACAACTAAAGGGAAGAGTATATATATAATTATCATACTAATTGCTATTTCGCTCTCTTCCTGTAAAAAACCAATTGATTCAGAAATCGAAAAACCGGAAGACAATTCTGGTGCAGTTTCCAAACCTGTGGGACGGTCAAAGGGTGAAACCTATTTTGAAGCCGTAGGTCCTGAAGGTGGAGTTATCAAAAGTCCGGATGGGCGCATCGAAATTACCATACCGCAGGGTGCATTAACTACTTTAACAGAAATTGGCATTGAACCTATTGAAAATACCAACCCGGGAGGCATTGGAAACGGCTTTCGCCTTACCCCACACGGTCAGCAGTTTAAAAAAAGTGTCACCGTTAGTTTCTCCTATAATGGCAGCGAAAGTCGAATAAGCTCAGAAAAAGCTATTCAGCTTGCTTACCAGGACGAAAAAGGTGTTTGGCGCTGTGCCGGTGATGTAACTCAAGATGCGGTAAACAAAAAAGTTTCTATAAAAACGACTCATTTTAGCGACTGGAGCTTTATCGCCACAATGGAGCTTACCCCTTCCATTTCAACAGTTGCACTGGGAGAAAAAGTAAACCTAAAAGCTATTAAGTATATATTTCCTGATACGGAAGATGGATTAGTTCCTCTTGGTTACCCTGAAACCGGTATGGGCGAACCTGATAAACTGGATTCCAAATACATTGTAAAGTGGACGCTCTCGGGCCCTGGCTCCTTAACAAGCAACGGAAATGAAGCGGTGTATACCGCTCCTACGACTAAACCTGCCAACAAAACGGCAACGGTAACGGTAGAAATTAATGTTAACGGGAAACAGGTATTATTGATCGGAACTATTTACATCATTGAAGGCGCACTTCAGTTAAGTTTTGATGATGGCCCATGGACCACTTACCCTGCAATGGCGGCAAAGATGGAGGAAAATAAATACAGTATTGGTAATATCATGCTCTCTACTGATCAACCTCAGATCTCTGTATTATTTTCATCATCAGCAGCCAAAGTTAACAACACCTTTTTCTGGGATATGCTTACCGGTGGTGATGAAGCTACCGTGTTCGAATATTTTGAACCAGGCCGGGAACATGTTTACGCTTCCGTTTATCAGAAGGCTGAGCATGAAACCATTGATAGCCCTGGAATCCTGACCGTTAAAGAAGAAACAATTGATGGAAAGAAATTCCTTACCGGCATGTTTGTTATAGCACGTGCAGGTTATTTTGAAATTTCTATAGATGGCGATCAATTAAAGACAAGTAAGATTGTGGGTGCATTTAAAGTTCCATTGAGTACTGTAAACATACCCTAATCTCCTCAGACTACCTATTAAAAAACGGTTTTAAAAAACCGGCAATTCTATACATCAGACGATCGGCAACAACGCTGATCGTTCTTTTTATTTTTAGACAACTTATTCAAACCTCCATTATTTATTGCACAACTTCTTTATTTCCTCCATTCATTTGTAACCAAAATAATATCCTAACTAACAAATACTAAGCATATTTTTGGTTCGATTTAATCTTTAACCAAATTTTATTCACTTTATGAAAGTTAGAGCACTGCTACTATTCGTAGCATTTGCCTGTACCTTTCAATTTGCCTTTTCGCAAGGTAACTATGAATGGAAACAGGCTTCGGCAGCCGGTTACGCGTACAAGTATGTAACCAATGATCCCATGCAAACACGCTTTTACACACTTAAAAATGGATTGCGTGTAATCTTAAGTGTCAACAACAAAGAACCTCGCATTGCAACCAAAATTGCAGTAAGGGCCGGTAGCAATACCGATCCGAAGGCTCATACCGGTTTGGCACATTACCTTGAGCATTTATTGTTTAAGGGAACTGATAAGTACGGTTCTTTAGACTGGGCTAAAGAAAAACCGTTGTTAGATAAAATTGAAGCATTGTATGAGCAATACAATACCACTACCGATGAAGGCAAGCGCGCAGAAATCTACAAAGAGATCGACCGTGTTTCAGGTGAAGCTTCAAAGTATGCCATTGCCAATGAATACGACAAATTAATGTCGTCAATGGGCTCTCAGGGTACCAATGCGCACACCTGGGTAGAAGAAACTGTTTACGAAGAAGATATTCCATCCAATGCGTTGGATAAATTCTTAACCGTTCAGGCGGAGCGTTTCCGTTATCCTGTATTCCGTATATTTCATACAGAATTAGAGGCCGTTTACGAAGAGAAAAACCGCGGTTTGGATAATGATGGTAATAAAATTAGCGAAGCTATGCATTACTATTTATTCCCTACCCATAACTATGGTCAGCAAACTACCATTGGTACTATTGATCACCTTAAAAATCCTTCGCTGAAAGCTATTCGTGAGTATTATAACAAATACTACGTGCCTAACAATATCGCCATCATTATGGCCGGTGATTTCAATCCTGATGAAGTAATCAAAAAGATTGATCAACAATTTGCTTACATGAAGGCGAAGCCAGTTCAGGAATATAAGCCTGCACCTGAAAAGCCTATGACAGCACCAATTGTTAAAGATATCTATGGACCCAGCGCTGAAAACATGCGCATCTGTTATAGAAGTCCCGCTGAAGGTACGCATGATGCGTTAATGCTTGATCTTATCTCCAGCATCTTAAGTAATGGCAAAGCAGGTTTAATGGACCTTAACCTTAACAAGCAACAAAAGCTGCAAGGTGCCGGAGCAGGAATGCGCCAGTACAAAGATTACGGTATTTTCATTTTATCGGGAAGTCCAAAACAAGGTCAAACACTTGAACAAGTAAAAGACCTATTAATCTCTCAATTAGCACAACTGAAAAAAGGTGATTTTGATGAGTCATTGATCAAAGCAGTAGTTGCTAATGCAAAACTTGGTGAAATTCAGGGTTTAGAAGGCAATGGAAACAGAGCTGAAGCCTTGATGACTGCATTCATCCAGAATAAAGGAGACGGCTGGGACAAAAGTGTTTCGTGGTTGGATGATCAGGCTAAAATTACCAAACAGCAGGTAGTTGACTTTGCCAATAAGTTTTTCACAGATAACTATGTGGCGCTTTATAAGCGTAAGGGAGAAGATAAGAACATCTTAAAAGTAGAAAAACCATCTATTACTCCGGTTGAAACAAACGCAGGTAAACAATCAGCATTTGTAACGATGGTTAACAATATGCCTGCTACAGTTGTACAGCCTCAGTGGATGGACTTTGATAAGGATATTGAAAAAAGCAAGGTTGGTACTGCAGAGGTATTGTACACACAAAATAAAGCCAACCAACTGTATCGCTTGTATTACAGATTTGATATGGGTGGATGGAATAATAAGTTGCTTCCACTGGCCTTCTCTTATCTTTCATTCCTTGGAACTGATAAATATTCAGCAGAGCAAATCAGCAAAGAGTATTATACCATTGCCAGCAACTTTAATGTAGGTGCCAACAACGAAGAAAGCTCAGTAACCATTACCGGTTTACAGGAAAACTTCGATAAGGCTGTTTCATTATTTGAGCATATCATTAAAAACTGTAAGGCTGATGAGAACGCCCTTGCCTCTTTAAAAGGTCGTATCCTAAAATCGCGTTCTGATGCCAAACTTAATAAAGGATCCATTTTAAAAGGTCTTTCGAGCTATGCTGCGTATGGTGCGAAAAATCCCTTCAATTACACATTAAGCGATCAGGAGATTGCAAGTATTACCGCACAACAGTTGGTTGATATATTGCATGACTTAATGAATTATAAGCATACCGTAATTTATTATGGACCTGAATCATTGGGTAAATTCACCACTACGCTGGCCGCACTGCATGCATTGCCATCGACATTTAAAGAGGTTACGCCGGCTATTAAGTTTTCGCGCACGGTGCAAAACAGCAACCAGGTATTATTTGCCAATTATGACATGGTACAGTCGGAGGTTTATTGGTTACGTAATACTTCAACCTATAATGCCGACAAACAACCGGTAATTGATCTATTCAATGGCTATTTTGGAGGAGGAATGGGTTCTATCGTTTTCCAAACCATTCGCGAATCAAAAGCATTGGCGTATTCAACTTTTGCCAGCTACAATACACCAGCTAGGAAGGATGAACCCTATACGGTTATGGCTTACGTTGGCTGTCAGGCTGATAAAATGAATGATGCCCTAAAAGGCATGAATGATTTATTGAACAATCTTCCGCAGGTAAACAAAAACTTTGAATCGGCAAAATTGAGTGAGAAAAAAGATATTGAAACTGAACGTATTACTCAGGACGGGGTTATTTTCTCCTACCTTGCTGCCAAGAAAAAAGGATTAAACTACGACCCTCGTAAAAAGGAGTATGAAGCTTTAGATAAAATCAGTCTGGAGGATATTACGAAATTCCATCAAGAAGAATTAGCCAACAAAGCCTACACTTATTGTGTGGTGGCTTCTGATAAAAAGGTTAATATGGACGACTTGAAAAGTACAGGAGAGTTGAAGGTGTTAACACTTGAAGAGATTTTTGGTTATTAATTAAATAACCGCGAATATCGTTATTATGTTATTGCAGCTGGATGTTAATATCCAGCTGCTTTTTTTTAATTAAAACTTGTTGATAACGCGTTAACCTAAATGGTAACTCCTTCATCCACAATCCGCAGCCATTCCTGATGTCTTTTTAGGTATGCTACTACAAGTGGACAAAGTGGAACTAGTTTGTAATTGTTCTTTTCGATGTAATCCAATGTTTTTTCAATGATGGCAGTAGCAGCACCTCTCCCTTCCAATTCTTTCGGGGCTTCCGTATGTATTAGCCATATTTTTCCGTTTTTTTCTTTATAATCGATAAATGCTGTGTAACCTTCAACAGTCATTTCAAACCGATGAGAAGTTTCATTTTTTACCAGCTCAAGGTTTATATATTCTTCTTTCATATTTATTGAAATTAAGAGAGGATTTATGGATATAAAATTAATACCGGAACAGGTGTGTTTCCAATAATATAGATTAAGAAAATTAAGTTAAGCAAATAAGGATAAATAAGCAGCCAATAACTAAAAATAGCCCTATTCATAAACAAATAAGGTTCTTTCGTTTTAAAAAAATCAACAGCCTAATAAAACACCCTTGTAAATAGTTGAATTTACAAGGGTGTTGTATTGCGTGACCATTCCTGTATCAAAATGTCTAATTCTTAACACTTAATCCAAATAGAAAAAGACGATAGAACGAGATTAAGTTAGCGCTGTTTTGGCTAATGAACCTGAATTTTGAGTAACACTTTGGGATAGTTTTGCCAAAGAAAAAGCACCTATAGCCATTGCCAAATCGCGTACAGCTACATCCAAATAGTTTCCACTGGCAAGCAAACTTAAAGCAATCAAAACCAACCAGGCACATACCAGGTAAGCTCCTTTTTGAGGGTTTATAAAAACAAGAATCCCTGCTACAATTTCTATCACCCCTACTATCATCATAAATACATGAGCACTAAAAGGTAGCATAGCTTCTAATGAAGGATGTAAGTATTTAGACCAGTCCGTTAATAAATTCGTAAATTTATCAGCCCCGGCTACAATTGGGATAATTCCATAACTGAACTTCAATAGCGTTTGAACTCCAGTTAATGTTTTGCTCGAATGTTCCATATTATTTTTGATTTATATCCATTAGAGAGTCGTAACCTCAAAAGGGTTACAAAATTTAATTGATAAATTGTTGTAACCTTTTAGCCATTTAATACTCTATAAGCATATTCCTATTTCGTTTTTTTATGATAACAAAAAAGCAAATCGATAATAACACCTTAAGCGATGAGGAAATTGTGAAAAGGATCGTAAATGGAGAAAGTTACCTATATGAGCACTTGATGCGTAAATTCAACCTTCGTTTATTTAGGATCAGCATGTCAATTATAAATGATGAAATGGAGGCTGATGACGTTATGCAAACTGCTTATATCAACGCTTATATGCAACTTTCCAATTTTCAACACAAATCAAGTTTTAGTACCTGGCTTACACGAATTTTGATCAACGAAAGTTTGTTGCATAAAAAGAGAAAACTAAAACAAACGCAACTATTGGCAGCTCAAACAGATAATGAATACAGTAATGATAATCCACTAAGAAGGCTCATGAACAAGGAACTGAAAGTAATTCTTGAAAAAGCTGTTTCTACCTTGCCCGAGAAATACAGACTAGTGTTTGTAATGCGAGAAATAGAAGAGATGAGTGTTAATGAAACAATGGAAATCCTGAACCTGGGCGAATCGAATGTAAAAGTCCGTTTAAACAGAGCTAAAGAAATGCTGCGAAGCGAGTTGAGCATCTATTATAAAACAAATGAGGTTTTCGAGTTTAATCTTATTCGATGTGACCGAGTAGTGAATTTTGTTATGAATAAGATTAATAAAGAAAGTTAACGTTTATAGCATACCCCTCCCCTTCAGACAGGATTAAAACTAAATCTGTCATCAATAGAAAGAAACTTCTTTCATCTGGTTATACCATCTATATAAACTCCAAATAATCAGCACCTACGGTTCAATCAGCAAAAAACCGTAACTTGTATTGAGGCTTTAAATACCATTTTCTTAACATAAAAATTCTTGCCTCCTTTTTACTGTCAGCTTATTCATCAAAAAAATATTCATTCATTTAGAATCAATCTAAACAATAGTTATAATTAAATGTTAAAGATTATAGATTACTGAATTACCTGATATGAGCACTAACAATAAAGATCTAATTACGGAAATCACCGGTTCGGAATATAAATATGGGTTTTATACCGATATAGAAATGGAATTTGCGCCAAATGGATTGAATGAAGACATCATTCGCTTTATTTCTGCCAAAAAAAATGAACCAGAATTTATGCTTGAATGGCGTTTAAAGGCCTTCCATTATTGGCAAACGATTGAAGAACCAAGGTACTGGCCTAACATTACCTATCCAGAGATCGATTACCAGGCCATCAGCTATTTTGCTGCTCCTAAACAACCGAAGAAATACAACAGTTTAGATGAAGTGGATCCTGTTTTAAAAGCAACCTTTGAAAAGCTGGGAATTTCTTTGGAAGAGCAAAAACGATTTGCAGGTGTGGCCGTAGACGCGGTATTTGATTCGGTTTCCATTGCTACCACTTTTAAAGAAAAACTGAAAGATGCTGGCGTTATCTTCTGCTCAATCAGCGAAGCAATTCAAGAACACCCGGAATTGATAAAGAAATACATGGGAACAGTGGTGCCGCTCACTGATAATTTCTTTGCTTCATTAAACTCAGCCGTATTTACCGATGGGTCATTTGTGTATGTTCCAAAGGGAGTACGCTGCCCGATGGAGTTATCTACTTATTTCAGGATCAACGCTGAAAACACCGGACAGTTTGAACGGACTTTAATTATTGCGGATGAAGGTGCTTATGTGAGTTACCTGGAAGGCTGTACCGCTCCTATGCGTGATGAAAACCAGCTTCATGCAGCTGTAGTGGAACTTATTGCGCTCGATAATGCGGAAATAAAATATTCAACTGTACAGAATTGGTACCCGGGAGACAAAGATGGTAAAGGTGGAATTTTCAACTTCGTTACCAAACGGGGAATCTGTTCAGGTAAAAACTCAAAAATCTCCTGGACACAGGTAGAAACCGGATCCGCTATTACCTGGAAATACCCTAGCGTTATTTTAAAAGGGGATAATTCTATTGGAGAGTTTTACTCAATAGCTGTAACCAATAACATGCAACAGGCCGATACAGGAACAAAAATGATTCACCTGGGCTCCAACACGCGTAGTCGCATTATTTCAAAAGGTATTGCCGCCGGAAAAAGCAATAATACTTACCGGGGACTGGTTAGAGCAGCCAAAAAAGCGGACAATGTGCGTAATTACACCCAATGTGATTCATTGCTGATAGGCGATAAATGTGGCGCTCATACTTTTCCATACATCGAAACTAAAAACAACACAGCTCATATTGAGCACGAGGCCACTACCTCCAAAATTGGGGATGATCAATTATTCTATTGCAATCAGCGAGGAATCGGCCCTGAAGAAGCTGTAGGGTTGATTGTAAACGGTTATTGTCGGGAAGTGTTAAATCAATTACCGATGGAATTTGCAGTTGAAGCCCAAAAACTATTAGCCGTAAGTCTGGAAGGAAGTGTTGGATAATGCTCAATGGGAGCTATGAGATCAGCAGTATTGCTTTAATTAACTAATCTAAAATCAGTTCTGAAATGCTGAAAATTAAAAATCTGAAAGCCGGTATTGGCGACAAAGAAATATTAAAAGGAATTAGCCTTGAAGTGAAGCCAGGAGAAATTCATGCCATTATGGGACCCAATGGGTCGGGAAAAAGCACGTTGGCTTCTGTATTGGCCGGACGAGAAACCTATGAAGTAACAGGTGGTTCAGTGTATTTTAACGATCAAAACCTGCTGGACTTGGCACCAGAGGAGCGGGCAAGAGAAGGGATTTTTTTGGCCTTCCAATATCCTGTTGAAATTCCCGGAGTAAGTTCTACTGTCTTTTTGAAAACTGCCCTGAATGAAGTACGAAAACATAAAGGATTAGAACCTTTGGATGCAGTAGAGTTTCTTAAACTACTAAAAGAGAAAATGAAATTTGTGGAGATCGACAAAGCATTACTTAGTCGTTCTTTAAACGAAGGGTTTTCGGGAGGTGAGAAAAAGCGAAATGAAATTTTCCAAATGGCCCTGCTCGACCCTAAACTGGCCATTCTTGATGAAACCGATTCTGGACTGGATATTGATGCTTTAAAATTGGTCGCGAATGGCGTTAACAAATTGCGTAATAAGGATAACGCATTCATTGTGATTACTCACTATCAGCGGCTACTGGAATATATTGTTCCTGATTTTGTACATGTGTTGCACCAAGGGAAAATTGTAAGATCTGGCACTAAGGAGCTTGCTTTAGAATTAGAAGAAAAAGGATATGACTGGCTTAAAGATGAAGTTCT from Solitalea canadensis DSM 3403 encodes:
- a CDS encoding TonB-dependent receptor, whose amino-acid sequence is MKKIVTLLVLLFLFNSADTFCQAVVRNLKGQVIDEHKAPVRSASITIIDKDKKDVLKATTDSLGHFNLSKSIRGNSTLFISHSGYNNYISEIVDSVDKDFGVIELAPAPNIQPTTKILQGRVIDETKAPLTFATIALLNTENKGVFQAYTDSLGEFKMSYSAAGKYTLKVSCFGYKDFTAAPFDLQNKDFGVIALAPSTHNLKEVVVQGQRDLITIEPNAIVYNVTKSIDAQGVSAFEALRKAPGVYIDNERTIMLNGKAGTMITIDGKQTYLSGAELIDLLKSMPSSSIKSFEMINSPSAKYDASGAAGMINIKTTKTQFKGFNGTLTSGLTYGETLKHVQDISFNYRKNKTNVFGSYNHFLGYRTYVYDSYRIQEDKMFDSHTDDTDKRMTMGSRLGFDYDINKKNTIGVLLNASSIFGGGLTQTKTNIGQGTVKEIDQVLDAENDYYQQKTMRYTANVNYKYEDTIGRVINFDLDYGTFDKGNANRQSNVYTSNIDIVLSENLYHSLNDIDIDLKGLKFDYNTNLFNGKLETGAKYSDIVSDNDARFYRRTPTGDVVDEGRTSTFKYTERVTSIYINYKKSLGKWALQGGLRVENTSSGGVLRYRKSEIENMEKIPRNYTNFFPSFSVSVQANKNSGVSLAYSRRIDRPSYPDLNPFVYLLDDVSYWQGNPDLLPQMTHRATLQYVYKSSSIVGLTYAHTDQYSTRVNDGLPGSSIVIFRPLNLGIQKNIALSLTQNLTVNNWWNLSFNGTVYRVHNIVAFDQFRNFNLKRTTSRMNLQQTFKLPYKFTAELSGSFNSKRLIGANEIARAVSQVDIGLQRKFMKERATFRMVVNDIYKGNQSNSLQSYEGFYLRNYGYYESRQVRLNFTYRFADSAVKGPRSRNSSLENENSRAR
- a CDS encoding M16 family metallopeptidase → MKVRALLLFVAFACTFQFAFSQGNYEWKQASAAGYAYKYVTNDPMQTRFYTLKNGLRVILSVNNKEPRIATKIAVRAGSNTDPKAHTGLAHYLEHLLFKGTDKYGSLDWAKEKPLLDKIEALYEQYNTTTDEGKRAEIYKEIDRVSGEASKYAIANEYDKLMSSMGSQGTNAHTWVEETVYEEDIPSNALDKFLTVQAERFRYPVFRIFHTELEAVYEEKNRGLDNDGNKISEAMHYYLFPTHNYGQQTTIGTIDHLKNPSLKAIREYYNKYYVPNNIAIIMAGDFNPDEVIKKIDQQFAYMKAKPVQEYKPAPEKPMTAPIVKDIYGPSAENMRICYRSPAEGTHDALMLDLISSILSNGKAGLMDLNLNKQQKLQGAGAGMRQYKDYGIFILSGSPKQGQTLEQVKDLLISQLAQLKKGDFDESLIKAVVANAKLGEIQGLEGNGNRAEALMTAFIQNKGDGWDKSVSWLDDQAKITKQQVVDFANKFFTDNYVALYKRKGEDKNILKVEKPSITPVETNAGKQSAFVTMVNNMPATVVQPQWMDFDKDIEKSKVGTAEVLYTQNKANQLYRLYYRFDMGGWNNKLLPLAFSYLSFLGTDKYSAEQISKEYYTIASNFNVGANNEESSVTITGLQENFDKAVSLFEHIIKNCKADENALASLKGRILKSRSDAKLNKGSILKGLSSYAAYGAKNPFNYTLSDQEIASITAQQLVDILHDLMNYKHTVIYYGPESLGKFTTTLAALHALPSTFKEVTPAIKFSRTVQNSNQVLFANYDMVQSEVYWLRNTSTYNADKQPVIDLFNGYFGGGMGSIVFQTIRESKALAYSTFASYNTPARKDEPYTVMAYVGCQADKMNDALKGMNDLLNNLPQVNKNFESAKLSEKKDIETERITQDGVIFSYLAAKKKGLNYDPRKKEYEALDKISLEDITKFHQEELANKAYTYCVVASDKKVNMDDLKSTGELKVLTLEEIFGY
- a CDS encoding GNAT family N-acetyltransferase, giving the protein MKEEYINLELVKNETSHRFEMTVEGYTAFIDYKEKNGKIWLIHTEAPKELEGRGAATAIIEKTLDYIEKNNYKLVPLCPLVVAYLKRHQEWLRIVDEGVTI
- a CDS encoding RNA polymerase sigma factor; the protein is MITKKQIDNNTLSDEEIVKRIVNGESYLYEHLMRKFNLRLFRISMSIINDEMEADDVMQTAYINAYMQLSNFQHKSSFSTWLTRILINESLLHKKRKLKQTQLLAAQTDNEYSNDNPLRRLMNKELKVILEKAVSTLPEKYRLVFVMREIEEMSVNETMEILNLGESNVKVRLNRAKEMLRSELSIYYKTNEVFEFNLIRCDRVVNFVMNKINKES
- the sufB gene encoding Fe-S cluster assembly protein SufB, with protein sequence MSTNNKDLITEITGSEYKYGFYTDIEMEFAPNGLNEDIIRFISAKKNEPEFMLEWRLKAFHYWQTIEEPRYWPNITYPEIDYQAISYFAAPKQPKKYNSLDEVDPVLKATFEKLGISLEEQKRFAGVAVDAVFDSVSIATTFKEKLKDAGVIFCSISEAIQEHPELIKKYMGTVVPLTDNFFASLNSAVFTDGSFVYVPKGVRCPMELSTYFRINAENTGQFERTLIIADEGAYVSYLEGCTAPMRDENQLHAAVVELIALDNAEIKYSTVQNWYPGDKDGKGGIFNFVTKRGICSGKNSKISWTQVETGSAITWKYPSVILKGDNSIGEFYSIAVTNNMQQADTGTKMIHLGSNTRSRIISKGIAAGKSNNTYRGLVRAAKKADNVRNYTQCDSLLIGDKCGAHTFPYIETKNNTAHIEHEATTSKIGDDQLFYCNQRGIGPEEAVGLIVNGYCREVLNQLPMEFAVEAQKLLAVSLEGSVG
- the sufC gene encoding Fe-S cluster assembly ATPase SufC, with protein sequence MLKIKNLKAGIGDKEILKGISLEVKPGEIHAIMGPNGSGKSTLASVLAGRETYEVTGGSVYFNDQNLLDLAPEERAREGIFLAFQYPVEIPGVSSTVFLKTALNEVRKHKGLEPLDAVEFLKLLKEKMKFVEIDKALLSRSLNEGFSGGEKKRNEIFQMALLDPKLAILDETDSGLDIDALKLVANGVNKLRNKDNAFIVITHYQRLLEYIVPDFVHVLHQGKIVRSGTKELALELEEKGYDWLKDEVLADPK